The following proteins come from a genomic window of Triticum aestivum cultivar Chinese Spring chromosome 6A, IWGSC CS RefSeq v2.1, whole genome shotgun sequence:
- the LOC123129013 gene encoding pentatricopeptide repeat-containing protein At2g27610 has product MALRTALPALPRAFASRQRLATRASSARLEEDGAARPNTRSARGAFDGIPGRDDAAGASSGSSRNALVECARRGMGREALGHFSAARRLGGEHLDGAMLSCALKACGAMPGGCRAIGEQLHCLCVKCGLDRADVGVGTALVDAYTKCGGVEDGRLVFEGMPKRNVGTWTSLLTGYAQAGAHSDAMALFFRMRAEGVWPNPFTFTSVLSAVAGQGALELGRRVHAQSVKFGCRSTVFVCNSLMNMYAKCGLVEEAKAVFCGMETRDMVSWNTLMAGLLLNGCEVEALQLFHDSRASMAKLSQSTYSTVIKLCANLKQLALARQLHSCVLKHGFSSDGNVMTAIMDAYSKCGELDDAFNIFLLMPGSQSVVSWTAMIGGCIQNGDIPLAASLFSRMREDNVKPNEFTYSTMLTTSLPVLPPQIHAQIIKTNYQHAPSVGTALLASYSKLGSTGEALSIFETIDQKDVVAWSAMLSCYSQAGDCDGATNVFMEMSMQGMKPNEFTISSVIDACASPTAGVDQGRQFHAVSIKYRYQDAVCVGSALVSMYARKGSIDSARSVFERQTERDLVSWNSMISGYAQHGYSKEALDTFCQMEAAGVEMDGVTFLAVIIGCTHAGLVQEGQRYFDSMVRDHKISPTMEHYACMVDLYSRAGKLDETMNLIGDMPFPAGAMVWRTLLGACRVHKNVELGKLAAEKLLSLEPLDSATYVLLSNIYASAGRWKERDEVRKLMDSKKVKKEAGSSWIQIKNKVHSFIASDKSHPLSDQIYAKLKAMTARLKQEGYCPNTSFVLHDMAEEQKEAMLVTHSERLALAFGLIATPPGTPLQIVKNLRVCGDCHVVMKMVSAIEDREIIMRDCSRFHHFKSGACSCGDFW; this is encoded by the coding sequence ATGGCGCTGAGGACGGCGCTCCCAGCTCTGCCCCGGGCCTTCGCGTCCCGGCAGCGGCTGGCCACGCGCGCCTCGTCGGCCCGGCTGGAGGAGGATGGCGCAGCTCGCCCCAACACCCGGAGCGCCCGCGGGGCGTTCGACGGAATTCCCGGCCGGGACGACGCGGCGGGGGCCAGCTCCGGCTCCAGCCGGAACGCCCTCGTCGAGTGCGCGCGGCGCGGGATGGGGCGGGAGGCGCTGGGCCATTTCTCGGCCGCACGGCGCCTCGGCGGCGAACACCTCGACGGCGCCATGCTGTCCTGCGCTCTCAAGGCGTGCGGGGCGATGCCGGGCGGCTGCAGGGCCATCGGGGAGCAGCTGCATTGCCTCTGCGTCAAGTGCGGGCTCGACCGGGCCGACGTCGGAGTCGGCACGGCGCTCGTCGACGCGTACACGAAGTGCGGTGGCGTGGAGGACGGGAGGCTGGTGTTCGAGGGGATGCCAAAGAGGAACGTCGGCACATGGACGTCGTTGCTCACTGGTTATGCGCAGGCCGGGGCGCACTCGGACGCCATGGCGCTCTTCTTCAGGATGCGCGCCGAGGGGGTATGGCCTAACCCGTTCACGTTCACGAGCGTCCTCTCCGCGGTGGCGGGCCAGGGCGCGCTCGAGCTCGGGCGGCGCGTGCATGCTCAGTCGGTCAAGTTCGGATGCCGCTCGACCGTGTTCGTTTGCAATTCCCTGATGAACATGTACGCAAAGTGCGGGCTGGTTGAAGAAGCCAAGGCTGTGTTCTGTGGCATGGAGACCAGGGACATGGTGTCGTGGAACACGTTGATGGCAGGCCTTCTGTTGAATGGGTGTGAGGTGGAGGCCCTGCAGCTGTTCCATGACTCGCGAGCAAGCATGGCGAAGCTGTCACAGTCGACCTACTCGACGGTGATCAAGCTATGTGCAAACCTCAAACAGCTGGCCCTGGCACGGCAGCTCCACAGCTGTGTGCTAAAACATGGGTTCAGTTCAGATGGCAATGTCATGACAGCCATTATGGATGCCTACAGCAAATGCGGTGAACTGGATGATGCTTTCAACATTTTCTTGCTGATGCCAGGATCTCAGAGTGTCGTTTCATGGACTGCTATGATAGGCGGGTGCATTCAGAACGGTGATATTCCTCTTGCTGCCTCACTCTTTAGCAGAATGAGAGAAGACAATGTCAAGCCAAATGAATTCACCTACTCGACGATGCTCACAACATCACTGCCAGTCTTGCCTCCCCAGATTCATGCCCAGATCATCAAAACCAACTACCAGCATGCACCGTCTGTTGGGACTGCACTTCTTGCCTCATACTCAAAGCTTGGAAGCACTGGAGAAGCCCTCTCTATATTTGAAACCATTGACCAGAAGGACGTTGTTGCATGGTCTGCAATGTTGTCGTGCTATTCCCAAGCTGGCGACTGCGATGGTGCCACAAATGTGTTCATGGAGATGTCCATGCAAGGCATGAAGCCAAATGAGTTTACTATCTCTAGTGTCATCGATGCATGTGCTAGTCCCACCGCTGGGGTTGACCAGGGTAGGCAGTTCCACGCTGTTTCGATCAAATACAGATACCAGGACGCTGTCTGCGTGGGCAGCGCACTTGTCAGCATGTATGCAAGAAAAGGGAGCATTGACAGTGCTCGAAGTGTCTTTGAGAGGCAGACAGAGAGAGACTTGGTGTCATGGAACTCGATGATATCAGGGTATGCGCAGCACGGTTACAGCAAGGAGGCCCTTGATACATTCTGTCAGATGGAAGCTGCAGGCGTCGAGATGGATGGCGTCACATTCCTCGCGGTTATCATAGGATGCACTCATGCTGGACTTGTACAAGAAGGCCAGCGATACTTCGATTCCATGGTTAGAGACCACAAGATCAGTCCCACCATGGAGCATTATGCGTGCATGGTGGATCTCTACAGCCGCGCAGGCAAGTTGGATGAAACAATGAACCTTATCGGAGACATGCCTTTCCCAGCGGGTGCAATGGTATGGCGCACACTGCTAGGCGCATGCAGAGTTCACAAGAATGTTGAGCTTGGGAAGCTGGCCGCAGAGAAGCTGCTATCGCTTGAACCGCTCGATTCGGCTACATACGTGCTGCTCTCCAACATCTATGCGTCCGCAGGGAGGTGGAAAGAGagggatgaagtgaggaagctcaTGGATTCTAAAAAGGTGAAGAAGGAAGCTGGATCCAGCTGGATTCAGATCAAGAACAAGGTCCATTCCTTTATAGCCTCCGACAAATCGCACCCTCTGTCCGACCAGATATACGCAAAGCTGAAGGCGATGACAGCCAGGTTGAAGCAGGAGGGTTACTGTCCGAACACGAGCTTTGTGCTCCATGACATGGCAGAAGAGCAGAAGGAAGCCATGCTGGTCACGCACAGTGAGCGGCTGGCTCTTGCCTTTGGTCTGATAGCTACACCACCAGGGACGCCCCTACAGATTGTCAAAAACCTGCGGGTCTGTGGGGACTGCCATGTGGTGATGAAGATGGTGTCGGCGATTGAGGACAGGGAGATCATCATGCGAGACTGCAGCAGGTTCCACCACTTCAAATCTGGTGCCTGCTCTTGTGGTGATTTCTGGTGA
- the LOC123129014 gene encoding thioredoxin-like 3-2, chloroplastic → MATTSAYYAVAAGGGDAASPCRGAPLRPRPPPHRLAFLSRAPARRASISLPPGPRRAGLTAATAEGRAGTGMEDEEEGPAWVELEPIGGEEQLDRALAEAQQRGVPIVVFWTASWCRKCIYLKPKLEKLAAEYYPRIRFYCVDVNAVPQKLVNRAGVTKMPSIQMWSDSRKQAEVIGGHESWMVIEDVRRMVEQEE, encoded by the exons ATGGCCACCACCTCCGCCTATTACGcagtggcggccggcggcggggacgCGGCGTCGCCGTGCCGGGGCGCCCCTCTCAGGCCACGGCCTCCCCCGCATCGCCTCGCCTTCCTCTCCCGGGCGCCCGCTCGGCGGGCCTCGATCTCGCTGCCGCCGGGGCCTCGCCGGGCGGGTCTGACAGCGGCGACCGCGGAGGGGAGGGCGGGGACGGGgatggaggacgaggaggaggggcCGGCGTGGGTGGAGCTGGAGCCGATCGGCGGCGAGGAGCAGCTGGACCGGGCCCTCGCCGAGGCCCAGCAGCGCGGCGTCCCCATCGTCGTGTTCTG GACGGCAAGTTGGTGCAGGAAATGTATATATCTGAAGCCTAAGCTGGAAAAGTTGGCGGCAGAGTACTATCCGAG AATCCGGTTTTACTGCGTCGACGTCAATGCTGTTCCACAGAAGCTCGTGAATCGTGCAGGAGTAACG AAGATGCCTTCCATACAG ATGTGGAGCGACTCCCGGAAGCAGGCCGAGGTGATCGGCGGGCACGAGTCGTGGATGGTGATCGAGGATGTTCGGAGGATGGTCGAGCAGGAGGAATGA